The proteins below are encoded in one region of Candidatus Babeliales bacterium:
- a CDS encoding DUF2062 domain-containing protein, with amino-acid sequence MILTRIHSFLQRIVAYERSPSKLAFTCALGIYIGISPLIGLHTAMIFLFGWMFALSIPALFAVSVIIHNPWTMVPIYSLDHFFGKWLFTVLNIDYLQWDPAWVEACNLFLKEHTGITGLSLSAFLVGGNLLGIGISVMLYPVMKRIFTRYLVQPAFAKASAGKQQ; translated from the coding sequence ATGATTCTTACACGTATTCATTCATTCCTACAGCGAATCGTTGCCTATGAACGCTCTCCGAGTAAATTGGCATTTACCTGTGCCCTTGGCATATATATTGGTATTTCGCCACTTATTGGTTTGCACACGGCAATGATCTTTTTGTTTGGATGGATGTTTGCGCTCAGTATTCCAGCACTTTTTGCTGTTTCGGTTATTATTCATAATCCTTGGACCATGGTTCCTATCTATTCCCTGGATCATTTTTTTGGGAAATGGTTATTTACGGTTCTTAATATAGACTACCTCCAATGGGACCCTGCATGGGTGGAAGCTTGTAATCTCTTTCTGAAAGAACATACGGGAATCACTGGCCTTTCTTTATCGGCCTTTTTGGTGGGAGGCAATTTGCTTGGTATAGGTATTAGTGTTATGCTGTACCCCGTTATGAAGCGGATTTTTACTCGATATTTAGTACAACCCGCCTTCGCTAAAGCTTCTGCGGGCAAGCAGCAATAA
- the smpB gene encoding SsrA-binding protein SmpB, which yields MSKDTNQKKLKNSKNKRMKIIAQNKKAFHDYDILEKIEAGIVLTGDEVKSLRAGNVSMVGSFAAIRNGEMTLVNCRIAPYEKAYQKDEDAAVRTRVLLLHKRQTLKLLGEIAQKGVTVVPLRFYFNEKSKIKVELGIAKHKKAPSKKKELKERDINRETSRAMKESRS from the coding sequence TTGTCGAAGGATACGAACCAAAAAAAATTAAAAAATTCCAAAAACAAGCGTATGAAAATAATAGCTCAGAATAAAAAAGCATTTCATGATTACGATATTTTAGAAAAAATAGAAGCAGGCATTGTGCTGACCGGTGATGAAGTTAAATCATTACGAGCAGGCAACGTTTCGATGGTTGGTTCATTTGCTGCAATTCGTAATGGTGAAATGACGCTTGTTAATTGTCGTATTGCGCCGTATGAAAAGGCGTATCAAAAAGATGAAGACGCAGCCGTGCGTACGCGCGTGCTCTTGCTCCACAAACGTCAGACTTTAAAATTACTTGGTGAAATTGCCCAAAAGGGTGTAACTGTTGTACCGTTACGTTTTTATTTTAATGAGAAAAGTAAAATAAAAGTGGAATTGGGCATTGCAAAGCATAAAAAAGCACCGAGTAAGAAAAAAGAGCTCAAAGAGCGCGATATTAATAGAGAAACGTCTCGGGCTATGAAGGAAAGCCGCTCTTGA